A genomic window from Pseudonocardia broussonetiae includes:
- a CDS encoding NAD(P)H-binding protein, which produces MTILVTGATGNIGRKVVDQLLTRGATDVRALTTDPERAALPEGVEVARGWLRRPHTLPAALRGVDRMYLAPTPDTVDEVLAAARDAGVRHVVDLSGEPESWWGSVTRAVEASGIAWTHLWPGDFFENALTWAPQVRAARTVREPWPHAASAPIAMDDIAAVAATALLDEGSHVHRAHSLTGPETLRRTALVERIAAALGEPVGFVEVPRDEAVAVLEPVMGADAVWYVDAVLGGFAEHAREATPIVEELTGKPGTTFAAWAVENVDAFR; this is translated from the coding sequence ATGACGATCCTGGTCACCGGCGCCACCGGCAACATCGGCCGCAAGGTCGTCGACCAGCTCCTGACCCGCGGCGCCACCGACGTCCGCGCCCTCACGACCGACCCGGAGCGGGCGGCGCTGCCCGAGGGCGTGGAGGTCGCGCGGGGCTGGCTGCGCCGGCCGCACACGCTGCCCGCGGCGCTGCGCGGCGTCGACCGGATGTACCTCGCCCCGACCCCCGACACCGTCGACGAGGTGCTGGCCGCGGCGCGCGACGCGGGCGTGCGGCACGTCGTCGACCTGTCCGGGGAGCCGGAGAGCTGGTGGGGGAGCGTGACGCGGGCCGTGGAGGCGTCCGGCATCGCGTGGACGCACCTGTGGCCGGGCGACTTCTTCGAGAACGCGCTGACCTGGGCCCCGCAGGTCCGGGCGGCGCGGACGGTGCGCGAGCCGTGGCCGCACGCCGCGAGCGCCCCGATCGCGATGGACGACATCGCCGCGGTGGCCGCGACAGCGCTGCTCGACGAGGGGTCGCACGTGCACCGGGCCCACTCCCTCACCGGCCCGGAGACGCTCCGCCGGACCGCGCTCGTGGAGCGCATCGCCGCGGCGCTGGGGGAGCCGGTCGGGTTCGTCGAGGTGCCGCGCGACGAGGCCGTCGCGGTGCTGGAGCCGGTGATGGGTGCGGACGCGGTCTGGTACGTCGACGCCGTGCTCGGGGGCTTCGCGGAGCACGCGCGGGAGGCGACGCCGATCGTCGAGGAGCTGACGGGGAAGCCGGGCACGACGTTCGCCGCGTGGGCCGTCGAGAACGTGGACGCGTTCCGCTGA
- a CDS encoding ABC-F family ATP-binding cassette domain-containing protein produces the protein MPRTTLPARARAHLGATDVHLARGGRPVLTGVDLTVSAGDRLAVVGENGRGKTTLLEVLTGALVPDRGTVRRVGTLGAAAQEVPAAGRTVGDLVDVELAAVRRALRELDAATAALADGHPDAERRYADALTAAEAHDAWDADRRVELSLTALGAVTDRERPLATLSVGQRHRVRLACLLGAGHDLLLLDEPTNHLDAAGLDHLTAALRAHPGGLVLVSHDRALLADVATAVLDLDPSRDGRPRTHGGGWAGFRAGRTAERERWEAEHREQVRHGERLARDLTAAQDRLTTGWRPDKGTGKHTRATRAPALVRAVHRRADDLAAHRVAVPEPPLRFAAPDLPVREGWVLRADDVTLPARFAGPCTMLLGSGDRLVVTGANGTGKSSLLAVLAGTLAPASGRVRHGGRVGLLAQESPPPSRRRAADVHRAATGGEGPSLASLGLLSAHDAERPVTELSVGQQRRLDLAVVLAAGPHVLLLDEPTNHLSPALVDELTDALGVARAAVVVATHDRQLRRDTAAWPVLDLTAGPG, from the coding sequence GTGCCCCGCACCACCCTGCCCGCGCGCGCCCGCGCCCACCTCGGCGCGACCGACGTCCACCTCGCCCGCGGCGGACGACCGGTCCTGACCGGCGTCGACCTGACCGTCTCCGCCGGCGACCGCCTCGCCGTCGTCGGGGAGAACGGCCGCGGCAAGACCACCCTGCTCGAGGTGCTGACCGGCGCGCTGGTGCCCGACCGCGGCACCGTCCGCCGCGTCGGCACCCTCGGCGCGGCCGCCCAGGAGGTCCCCGCCGCCGGGCGGACGGTCGGCGACCTCGTCGACGTCGAGCTGGCCGCGGTCCGCCGCGCCCTGCGCGAGCTCGACGCGGCGACCGCCGCCCTCGCCGACGGCCACCCGGACGCCGAACGGCGCTACGCCGACGCGCTCACCGCCGCGGAGGCCCACGACGCCTGGGACGCCGACCGCCGCGTCGAGCTCTCCCTGACCGCGCTCGGCGCCGTCACCGACCGGGAGCGGCCGCTCGCGACGCTGTCGGTCGGGCAGCGCCACCGCGTCCGCCTGGCCTGCCTGCTCGGCGCCGGCCACGACCTGCTCCTGCTCGACGAACCCACCAACCACCTCGACGCCGCCGGGCTCGACCACCTCACCGCGGCGCTGCGGGCCCACCCGGGCGGGCTGGTGCTGGTCAGCCACGACCGGGCCCTGCTCGCCGACGTGGCCACCGCGGTGCTCGACCTCGACCCCAGCCGCGACGGCCGGCCCCGCACCCACGGCGGCGGCTGGGCCGGTTTCCGCGCCGGGCGCACCGCCGAGCGGGAGCGCTGGGAGGCCGAGCACCGCGAGCAGGTCCGCCACGGCGAGCGCCTCGCCCGCGACCTCACCGCCGCGCAGGACCGGCTGACGACGGGCTGGCGCCCCGACAAGGGCACCGGGAAGCACACCCGGGCGACGCGCGCGCCGGCCCTGGTCCGCGCGGTGCACCGGCGCGCCGACGACCTCGCCGCGCACCGGGTCGCGGTGCCGGAGCCGCCGCTGCGGTTCGCCGCGCCCGACCTCCCGGTGCGCGAGGGGTGGGTCCTGCGGGCCGACGACGTCACGCTGCCGGCCCGGTTCGCCGGGCCGTGCACCATGCTGCTGGGCTCGGGCGACCGGCTCGTCGTGACGGGCGCGAACGGCACCGGCAAGTCGAGCCTGCTCGCCGTGCTCGCCGGGACGCTCGCCCCGGCGTCGGGCCGCGTCCGCCACGGCGGGCGGGTCGGCCTGCTCGCGCAGGAGTCGCCGCCCCCGTCCCGGCGCCGCGCCGCCGACGTCCACCGCGCCGCCACCGGCGGTGAGGGGCCGTCGCTCGCCTCGCTGGGCCTGCTGTCCGCCCACGACGCCGAGCGGCCGGTGACGGAGCTGTCGGTGGGGCAGCAGCGCCGTCTCGACCTCGCCGTCGTGCTCGCCGCCGGCCCGCACGTCCTGCTGCTCGACGAGCCGACCAACCACCTGTCGCCCGCGCTGGTCGACGAGCTGACCGACGCGCTGGGCGTCGCGCGGGCGGCGGTCGTGGTCGCCACCCACGACCGGCAGCTGCGGCGCGACACGGCCGCCTGGCCCGTCCTGGACCTGACCGCCGGACCGGGCTAG
- a CDS encoding serine/threonine-protein kinase, giving the protein MPQQQGAAAGWVGHVLAGHRIDALVGEGGMGVVYRATHLNLRRTVALKVLSPALAADLEYRRRFEREATIAASLEHPAVVPIYDAGHANGVLFLSMRFIEGDDLGAVLQREGPLDVGRLCALLGPVADALDAVHEAGLVHRDVKPGNVLISRPGRSRSGQVYLCDFGIARGRTDPGSDITAAGRYLGTLQYSSPEQIQGKWIDGRSDQYGLACLVFRGLTGQVPYPRDDTAAVIYAHLAADPPRPSLLRPELPPAVDDVIARAAAKDPARRFDSCAAFVAALAAATVPSSRPRPTPAPRRAAPPEVPAAAPTRRALRPTRPLPLPEVRPEPVPPAPAAPEQPPVAVPVPRHAAPDPVAPDPAPAPSTPAGPAPAGPAPAGPAPAAPAPVAAAPEPAEPVAPEPAPVAPAVPAPVDVRAERGTDDTSVTVTWTPGDDRDVEYKVSRLCPDGRWHVVGRTRTTGLIDGAPAADSDVPVYAVVARIGGEVSAQAVSEEVQPGQEAAAQQAAAQQAAVQQAPRHPVPAPAPSPDVTDPGGIPAVTDLAVAAPGTLVLTWPDGVTEAMVVVRRDGPPLSPGDPAATTWKITNMRYQLDGGLLLPASVPRPCHVAVASCRRERGALVVAPGFGPGARARVPG; this is encoded by the coding sequence GTGCCGCAGCAGCAGGGCGCAGCGGCGGGATGGGTCGGGCACGTGCTGGCCGGCCACCGCATCGACGCGCTCGTCGGCGAGGGCGGGATGGGCGTGGTCTACCGCGCCACGCACCTCAACCTCCGGCGCACGGTCGCGCTCAAGGTCCTCTCCCCCGCGCTCGCCGCCGACCTGGAGTACCGCAGGCGGTTCGAGCGCGAGGCCACCATCGCGGCCAGCCTGGAGCACCCGGCCGTCGTCCCGATCTACGACGCCGGCCACGCCAACGGGGTGCTGTTCCTGTCGATGCGCTTCATCGAGGGCGACGACCTGGGCGCCGTGCTGCAGCGGGAGGGCCCGCTCGACGTCGGCCGGCTGTGCGCGCTGCTCGGCCCGGTCGCCGACGCCCTCGACGCGGTGCACGAGGCCGGCCTGGTGCACCGCGACGTGAAGCCGGGGAACGTGCTCATCTCGCGGCCGGGACGGTCGCGGTCGGGGCAGGTGTACCTGTGCGACTTCGGCATCGCCCGCGGCCGCACCGACCCGGGCAGCGACATCACCGCCGCCGGCCGGTACCTCGGCACCCTCCAGTACTCCTCGCCCGAGCAGATCCAGGGCAAGTGGATCGACGGGCGCTCCGACCAGTACGGGCTCGCCTGCCTGGTCTTCCGCGGGCTGACCGGCCAGGTGCCCTACCCGCGCGACGACACCGCCGCTGTCATCTACGCCCACCTCGCCGCCGACCCGCCGCGTCCGAGCCTGCTGCGCCCCGAACTGCCCCCCGCGGTCGACGACGTGATCGCCCGCGCCGCCGCGAAGGACCCCGCCCGCCGGTTCGACAGCTGCGCGGCCTTCGTCGCGGCGCTGGCGGCGGCCACTGTCCCGTCCTCGCGGCCGCGACCCACGCCCGCACCGCGCCGCGCGGCGCCGCCGGAGGTGCCCGCCGCCGCCCCGACCCGCCGCGCGCTGCGGCCCACGCGCCCGCTCCCGCTGCCGGAGGTGCGGCCGGAGCCGGTGCCGCCCGCGCCGGCCGCTCCGGAGCAGCCGCCGGTCGCGGTCCCCGTGCCCCGGCACGCCGCGCCCGACCCCGTCGCGCCCGACCCCGCGCCGGCGCCGTCCACGCCGGCCGGTCCCGCCCCGGCCGGTCCCGCCCCGGCCGGTCCCGCCCCGGCCGCTCCCGCCCCGGTCGCCGCCGCGCCCGAGCCCGCTGAGCCCGTCGCGCCCGAGCCCGCACCGGTCGCACCCGCCGTCCCCGCCCCCGTCGACGTCCGGGCCGAGCGCGGCACCGACGACACCTCGGTCACCGTGACCTGGACGCCGGGCGACGACCGGGACGTCGAGTACAAGGTCAGCCGCCTCTGCCCCGACGGCCGGTGGCACGTCGTCGGGCGCACCCGGACGACCGGCCTGATCGACGGCGCCCCGGCCGCCGACTCCGACGTCCCCGTCTACGCCGTCGTGGCCCGGATCGGCGGCGAGGTGTCGGCGCAGGCGGTGTCCGAGGAGGTGCAGCCCGGGCAGGAGGCAGCGGCACAGCAGGCAGCGGCACAGCAGGCAGCGGTGCAGCAGGCGCCGCGGCATCCGGTCCCCGCGCCCGCCCCGTCGCCCGACGTCACCGACCCCGGCGGCATCCCGGCGGTCACCGATCTGGCCGTCGCCGCCCCCGGCACGCTCGTGCTCACCTGGCCCGACGGCGTCACCGAGGCGATGGTCGTGGTCCGCCGCGACGGGCCGCCGCTGTCCCCCGGCGACCCGGCCGCCACCACGTGGAAGATCACCAACATGCGCTACCAGCTCGACGGCGGGCTGCTGCTGCCCGCGTCGGTGCCGCGCCCCTGCCACGTCGCCGTGGCCTCCTGCCGGCGCGAGCGCGGCGCCCTGGTCGTGGCACCCGGGTTCGGGCCGGGAGCCCGCGCCCGCGTCCCCGGCTGA